A genome region from Myripristis murdjan chromosome 16, fMyrMur1.1, whole genome shotgun sequence includes the following:
- the LOC115374162 gene encoding mitochondrial folate transporter/carrier — protein MSSTANHDNMTGAGPPGVSQADSAVSIAGRVKQVYSHVRLENLVAGLSGGVVSTLVLHPLDLVKIRFAVSDGLELRPKYNSILHCMKSVWHQEGLRGLYQGATPNIWGAGASWGLYFLFYNAIKAYTKEGRQTELSATEHLVSAAEAGILTLTLTNPIWVTKTRLVLQYSADPTSKQYKGMLDALVKIYRHEGLPGLYRGYVPGLFGTSHGALQFMAYEELKRDYNKYKKMSSDEKLNPLEYITMAALSKIFAVATTYPYQVVRARLQDQHNKYNGAIDVIRRTWRNEGAVGFYKGVAPNLIRVTPACCITFVVYENVSRFLLG, from the exons ATGAGCTCCACCGCAAACCACGATAACATGACAGGGGCAGGACCCCCCGGCGTCAGTCAAGCCGACTCTGCTGTCTCCATAGCCGGACGTGTGAAGCAGGTCTACAGCCATGTGAGGCTGGAGAACCTGGTTGCTGGACTCAGTGGAGGAGTGGTGTCTACACTGGTGCTTCACCCTCTGGATCTGGTCAAAATCAGGTTTGCAG TAAGTGACGGGCTGGAGTTAAGACCTAAATATAATAGCATTCTGCATTGTATGAAGAGCGTCTGGCATCAGGAGGGGCTGAGAGGACTCTACCAAGGAGCGACACCCAACATTTGGGGTGCTGGAGCCTCATGGGGTCTCTACTTCCTCTT ctACAATGCTATCAAAGCATACACAAAGGAAGGTCGGCAAACTGAGCTGAGTGCCACAGAACACCTGGTGTCTGCAGCTGAAGCAG GTATACTGACACTCACCCTAACCAACCCAATCTGGGTGACAAAGACTCGGTTGGTGCTGCAGTACAGTGCTGACCCAACCAGTAAACAGTATAAGGGCATGTTGGATGCTCTGGTGAAGATCTACCGCCATGAGGGACTGCCTGGATTATACAGG GGTTATGTTCCTGGTTTATTTGGTACCTCTCATGGAGCTCTGCAGTTCATGGCCTATGAGGAGCTTAAGCGAGACTAcaacaaatacaagaaaatgtcCTCAGACGAGAAGCTG AATCCACTGGAATATATTACAATGGCGGCGCTATCCAAAATATTTGCTGTGGCGACAACATACCCATATCAGGTGGTGCGAGCGCGCCTACAGGACCAGCACAATAAATACAATGGGGCCATCGATGTCATTAGGCGGACATGGAG GAACGAAGGTGCTGTGGGTTTCTACAAAGGCGTTGCCCCCAACTTGATCCGTGTCACTCCTGCCTGCTGTATCACCTTTGTAGTTTATGAGAATGTGTCTCGCTTCCTGCTGGGCTAA
- the LOC115373232 gene encoding collagen triple helix repeat-containing protein 1-like isoform X1: protein MSPVIAHLLLLTCLVLPLYGVEKVRNRGYRKDAEFEKCTGNDADKPNCTRHSEEERATYVNMYGSCMQGPPGTPGREGNPGTNGIPGTPGIPGRDGAKGEKGECVSEIFEEPWRPNYKQCAWNSLNYGIDLGKVADCTFTKLRSDSTLRVLFSGSLRLKCKTACCQRWYFTFNGAECTGPLPIESIIYLDQGSPELNSTINIHRTSSVEGMCEGIKAGLVDVAIWVGTCADYPRGDASTGWNSVSRIVIEELPK, encoded by the exons ATGTCTCCTGTCATTGCCCATCTGCTGCTTCTCACCTGCCTGGTTTTACCACTGTATGGAGTGGAAAAGGTGAGAAATAGAGGCTATCGAAAGGATGCTGAGTTTGAGAAG TGCACTGGAAATGATGCAGACAAGCCAAACTGCACTAGACACTCTGAGGAAGAAAGAGCTACTTATGTGAACATG TATGGCAGCTGCATGCAGGGCCCACCTGGCACCCCTGGCAGAGAGGGCAACCCTGGGACCAATGGCATCCCTGGTACGCCAGGTATTCCTGGCCGAGATGGGGCTAAAGGGGAGAAAGGCGAATGTGTGAGTGAGATCTTCGAGGAGCCCTGGAGACCCAACTATAAACAGTGTGCCTGGAATTCTTTGAATTATGGGATCGACCTGGGTAAAGTAGCA GACTGTACATTCACCAAGCTGCGTTCAGACAGCACCCTCAGAGTCCTCTTCAGTGGCTCCCTCAGACTCAAGTGTAAGACTGCGTGCTGCCAGAGGTGGTACTTCACCTTCAATGGCGCTGAGTGTACAGGACCTCTCCCCATAGAGTCCATCATCTACCTAGACCAAGGCAGCCCTGAACTCAACTCAACCATCAACATCCACAGAACGTCCTCAG TGGAGGGGATGTGTGAAGGCATCAAGGCAGGCCTCGTGGACGTGGCCATCTGGGTGGGGACATGCGCTGACTATCCGAGAGGTGACGCATCTACAGGATGGAACTCCGTATCCAGGATTGTCATTGAAGAGCTGCCAAAGTAA
- the LOC115373232 gene encoding collagen triple helix repeat-containing protein 1-like isoform X2, which translates to MSPVIAHLLLLTCLVLPLYGVEKVRNRGYRKDAEFEKYGSCMQGPPGTPGREGNPGTNGIPGTPGIPGRDGAKGEKGECVSEIFEEPWRPNYKQCAWNSLNYGIDLGKVADCTFTKLRSDSTLRVLFSGSLRLKCKTACCQRWYFTFNGAECTGPLPIESIIYLDQGSPELNSTINIHRTSSVEGMCEGIKAGLVDVAIWVGTCADYPRGDASTGWNSVSRIVIEELPK; encoded by the exons ATGTCTCCTGTCATTGCCCATCTGCTGCTTCTCACCTGCCTGGTTTTACCACTGTATGGAGTGGAAAAGGTGAGAAATAGAGGCTATCGAAAGGATGCTGAGTTTGAGAAG TATGGCAGCTGCATGCAGGGCCCACCTGGCACCCCTGGCAGAGAGGGCAACCCTGGGACCAATGGCATCCCTGGTACGCCAGGTATTCCTGGCCGAGATGGGGCTAAAGGGGAGAAAGGCGAATGTGTGAGTGAGATCTTCGAGGAGCCCTGGAGACCCAACTATAAACAGTGTGCCTGGAATTCTTTGAATTATGGGATCGACCTGGGTAAAGTAGCA GACTGTACATTCACCAAGCTGCGTTCAGACAGCACCCTCAGAGTCCTCTTCAGTGGCTCCCTCAGACTCAAGTGTAAGACTGCGTGCTGCCAGAGGTGGTACTTCACCTTCAATGGCGCTGAGTGTACAGGACCTCTCCCCATAGAGTCCATCATCTACCTAGACCAAGGCAGCCCTGAACTCAACTCAACCATCAACATCCACAGAACGTCCTCAG TGGAGGGGATGTGTGAAGGCATCAAGGCAGGCCTCGTGGACGTGGCCATCTGGGTGGGGACATGCGCTGACTATCCGAGAGGTGACGCATCTACAGGATGGAACTCCGTATCCAGGATTGTCATTGAAGAGCTGCCAAAGTAA
- the fzd6 gene encoding frizzled-6: protein MLMPGPLWVCLALLIGVGSCSAHSLFTCEPIKVHRCLGMPYNMTFFPNMMEHYDQDIAASKMEPFMPLANLRCSPDVHHFLCQAFIPACTEETKVIRPCREQCEAVLFDCRNDISTFGITWPPELQCDKLDPCSSPDGSALPLTTPMSSPSAKRDLGFWCPLQLKTKPGQGSSFLGTPDCAPPCSNMYFKPHDIEFAKSFIGVCSIICLGATLFTFLTFLIDVKRFRYPERPIIFYAVCYSFVSLIYFIGFLLGNNAACTKASHPAGVETVVLGSQSKGCTLLFMLLYFFSSAGIVWWVILTITWFLAAGPKWSCEAIEKKAVWFHSAAWGIPGALTVMLLALNKVEGDNISGVCFVGLYDLDALRYFVLAPLCVGVIVGLSLLLAGIVSLNHVRQVIQHDERNQEKLKKFMIRIGVFSGLYLVPLVTLLACYTYEQSQRSTWENTWINDRCQEYSIPCSYKTTEYDRPDLSLFLVKYLMTLVVGISAVFWVSSKKTCSEWAYFFNRTRKRDPISESRRVLQESCEFFLKHNSRVQHKKKHYKPSSHKLKVISKSMGTSTGVAPTSATATTTNQGAYALANHDPHGQGSLSETSAREHLERAASSRGSRRGEREREKEREEGERRSKAGSSSKISNRSESFHRVPDGRMTPRSDLCEARHAPSGQQHPALSLSHSSSVQGSSPHLVHQVPEESKDNKDSSC from the exons CCATTCATGCCCCTCGCAAACCTGCGCTGCTCTCCAGACGTCCACCACTTCCTATGCCAGGCCtttatcccagcatgcaccgaGGAGACCAAGGTGATCCGTCCATGCCGAGAGCAGTGTGAGGCTGTGCTCTTTGACTGCAGGAACGATATTTCTACCTTTGGCATCACCTGGCCCCCTGAGCTGCAGTGTGACAA attgGATCCATGTAGCTCTCCTGATGGTTCTGCACTCCCACTAACTACACCCATGAGCTCCCCATCAGCTAAGAGAGACCTGGGCTTCTGGTGTCCGCTACAACTAAAGACCAAACCAGGCCAGGGCTCATCATTCCTGGGCACCCCTGATTGTGCTCCACCTTGTTCCAACATGTACTTCAAACCCCATGACATTGAGTTTGCCAAGAGCTTCATCGGCGTGTGCTCCATCATCTGCTTGGGTGCAACGCTCTTCACTTTCCTCACCTTCCTTATCGATGTCAAACGTTTTCGCTACCCCGAACGTCCCATAATCTTCTATGCCGTCTGCTACAGTTTTGTTTCACTCATTTACTTCATTGGATTCCTGCTGGGGAACAACGCAGCCTGCACCAAGGCCTCCCATCCAGCTGGTGTTGAGACAGTGGTGCTGGGCTCTCAGAGTAAAGGCTGCACTCTGCTCTTCATGCTCCTTtacttcttctcctctgctggtatcgtCTGGTGGGTCATCCTCACCATCACCTGGTTCCTGGCTGCTGGCCCCAAGTGGAGCTGTGAGGCCATTGAAAAGAAAGCG GTGTGGTTCCACTCTGCTGCCTGGGGGATCCCCGGGGCATTGACCGTCATGCTTCTGGCTCTAAACAAGGTTGAAGGGGACAACATCAGTGGGGTTTGCTTTGTGGGGCTCTACGACCTAGACGCCCTGCGTTACTTTGTGCTGGCTCCACTGTGCGTGGGCGTCATCGTgggcctctccctcctcctggcTGGGATCGTATCTCTCAACCACGTCCGGCAGGTTATCCAGCACGATGAGCGCAAccaggagaagctgaagaagTTCATGATCCGCATTGGTGTGTTCAGTGGCCTGTACCTAGTGCCTCTGGTCACTCTGTTGGCCTGCTACACCTATGAACAAAGTCAGCGCAGCACCTGGGAGAATACCTGGATCAATGACCGCTGCCAGGAGTACAGCATCCCCTGTTCTTACAAG ACGACAGAGTATGACCGTCCTGACCTTTCGCTGTTCCTGGTAAAATACCTGATGACGCTGGTGGTCGGAATATCTGCAGTGTTCTGGGTCAGCAGCAAGAAGACCTGCTCAGAGTGGGCCTACTTCTTCAACAGGACCCGCAAGAGAGA TCCCATCAGCGAGAGCCGCCGGGTGCTCCAGGAGTCCTGCGAGTTCTTCCTCAAGCACAACAGCCGCGTGCAACACAAGAAGAAGCACTACAAGCCGAGCTCTCACAAGCTCAAAGTCATCTCCAAGTCCATGGGCACGAGCACCGGTGTTGCCCCAACCAGtgccaccgccaccaccaccaaccaGGGAGCCTACGCTCTGGCCAACCATGACCCCCACGGGCAAGGCTCACTCTCTGAGACCTCAGCCAGAGAGCATCTGGAGCGGGCGGCCTCCAGCAGAGGCTCCAGGCggggggaaagggagagggagaaggaaagggaggaaggagagagacgcAGCAAAGCGGGAAGCTCAAGTAAGATCAGCAACCGCTCTGAGAGCTTCCACAGAGTCCCAGATGGGAG gaTGACTCCCAGGAGCGACCTGTGTGAGGCCAGGCACGCTCCCAGTGGACAGCAGCATCCAGCTTTAAGCctgtcacacagcagcagcgtcCAAGGCTCCTCCCCCCACCTGGTGCACCAGGTACCAGAGGAGAGCAAGGACAACAAGGACAGCAGCTGTTGA